A region from the Kribbella shirazensis genome encodes:
- the purE gene encoding 5-(carboxyamino)imidazole ribonucleotide mutase: MSVGIVMGSDSDWPTMKAAAEVCAEFDVPFEADVVSAHRMPTEMIDYGRSAHERGLKVLIAGAGGAAHLPGMLASVTPLPVIGVPVPLKYLDGMDSLLSIVQMPAGVPVATVSIGNARNAGLLAVRILAASDEGLRDRMIGFQETLAEVARGKGSTVRDGAAELRKG, from the coding sequence ATGTCCGTTGGAATCGTGATGGGGTCGGACTCCGACTGGCCGACGATGAAGGCCGCCGCGGAGGTCTGCGCCGAGTTCGACGTGCCCTTTGAGGCAGATGTCGTCTCGGCGCACCGGATGCCGACCGAGATGATCGACTACGGAAGGTCAGCACACGAGCGCGGGCTCAAGGTGCTGATCGCCGGCGCCGGCGGGGCCGCCCACCTGCCCGGGATGCTGGCGTCGGTGACCCCGCTGCCGGTGATCGGGGTACCGGTACCGCTGAAGTACCTCGACGGGATGGACTCGCTGCTGTCGATCGTGCAGATGCCGGCCGGGGTTCCGGTTGCGACGGTCTCGATCGGGAACGCTCGCAACGCGGGGCTGCTGGCGGTCCGGATCCTGGCCGCTTCCGACGAGGGGCTGCGGGACCGCATGATCGGTTTTCAGGAGACGCTCGCGGAGGTGGCGCGGGGGAAGGGCAGCACGGTGCGTGACGGGGCGGCAGAGTTGCGTAAAGGCTGA
- a CDS encoding MFS transporter small subunit, translated as MNQTPRLVISWLLVAVLLGYGVIQTLITAVKIFTE; from the coding sequence ATGAACCAGACCCCGCGCCTGGTGATCTCCTGGCTGCTGGTCGCCGTACTGCTCGGGTACGGCGTCATCCAGACGCTGATCACCGCGGTCAAGATCTTCACCGAGTAG
- a CDS encoding MFS transporter, which translates to MKHFDTSQTAVGVVFSIAIVMLGLSAAVGGTWVERNGPRKAMFVAACFWASGFLVGALGIGTGQLWLVYLGYGVIGGIGLGIGYISPVSTLIKWFPDRPGLATGLAIMGFGGGALVASPLSRPTSAPPPATEVIMMFGVFNIRVPADGWAPPGFDSATVRQKALVTTGNVSAANAIKTPQFWLLWIVLFCNVTAGIGRRVRRAAVAGVVQPEQSRDR; encoded by the coding sequence GTGAAGCACTTCGACACCAGTCAGACCGCGGTGGGCGTGGTGTTCAGCATCGCGATCGTGATGCTCGGCCTGTCCGCCGCCGTCGGCGGCACCTGGGTGGAGCGCAACGGCCCGCGGAAAGCGATGTTCGTCGCCGCCTGCTTCTGGGCCTCCGGGTTCCTGGTCGGCGCCCTCGGCATCGGCACCGGTCAGCTCTGGCTGGTCTACCTCGGGTACGGCGTGATCGGCGGCATCGGCCTCGGGATCGGCTACATCTCCCCGGTCTCCACGCTGATCAAGTGGTTCCCGGACCGGCCGGGGCTCGCGACCGGCCTGGCGATCATGGGCTTCGGCGGCGGCGCCCTGGTCGCCAGTCCGCTGTCGCGCCCGACCAGCGCCCCGCCGCCGGCCACCGAGGTGATCATGATGTTCGGCGTCTTCAACATCCGCGTCCCGGCCGACGGCTGGGCGCCGCCGGGCTTCGACTCGGCGACGGTCCGGCAGAAGGCGCTGGTCACCACCGGCAACGTCTCCGCGGCGAACGCGATCAAGACCCCGCAGTTCTGGTTGCTGTGGATCGTGCTGTTCTGCAACGTGACCGCGGGCATCGGCCGCCGGGTTCGTCGGGCTGCTGTAGCCGGAGTCGTACAGCCCGAGCAATCGCGGGACCGCTGA
- a CDS encoding UDP-glucose dehydrogenase family protein, with protein MSEATSRPLRIAVIGTNYLGANTAAGMAEFGFDVIGVEIDEHRLKLLNDGKAPLYEPGLDPLLKKHTDSGRLRFTKDYREIADWADVHFICVGTPQLEGSEAADLSQVHSVVDMLAPLLTRPALVVGRSTVPVGTSTIVEQRFHAEAPAGTAVEIAWQPEFLREAHGVEDTLHPDRLVFGVQSEAAETRLREVFATPIAEGSPVVICNLPTAELVKAGANAFLATKISFINALAEMADATGADVTQLADALGYDKRIGRGALNAGPGYGGGCLPKDLRAFMHRAGELGVEEVITLLREVDDINQHRRAGIVDLTHEMLGGEWVGKNVTVLGAAFKAGTDDVRDSPALDVAGRIQLHGANVTVYDPEAMENARRVRPTLRYAPTAVEACREAHAVLHLTEWPEFRALDPAALRDVVSTPVVIDARLNLNAETWRTAGWTYRAPGKP; from the coding sequence ATGAGTGAAGCGACGTCCCGTCCGCTGCGGATCGCCGTGATCGGCACCAACTACCTCGGCGCGAACACCGCCGCGGGAATGGCGGAGTTCGGTTTCGACGTGATCGGCGTCGAGATCGACGAACACCGGCTGAAACTGCTGAACGACGGCAAGGCCCCGCTGTACGAACCGGGGCTGGACCCGCTGCTGAAGAAGCACACCGACTCCGGCCGGCTGCGGTTCACCAAGGACTACCGGGAGATCGCCGACTGGGCCGACGTGCACTTCATCTGCGTGGGCACGCCGCAGCTCGAGGGCAGCGAGGCGGCCGACCTGTCCCAGGTGCACTCGGTGGTCGACATGCTCGCGCCGCTGCTGACCAGGCCGGCGCTGGTGGTCGGACGCTCGACGGTCCCGGTCGGTACGTCGACGATCGTCGAGCAGCGCTTCCACGCCGAGGCCCCGGCCGGTACGGCGGTCGAGATCGCCTGGCAGCCGGAGTTCCTCCGCGAGGCGCACGGCGTCGAGGACACGCTGCACCCGGACCGGCTGGTGTTCGGCGTCCAGTCCGAGGCCGCGGAGACCCGGCTGCGCGAGGTGTTCGCCACCCCGATCGCGGAGGGTTCGCCCGTGGTGATCTGCAACCTGCCGACCGCGGAGCTGGTCAAGGCCGGCGCGAACGCGTTCCTGGCCACGAAGATCTCGTTCATCAACGCGCTCGCCGAGATGGCCGACGCGACCGGCGCGGACGTCACCCAGCTCGCCGACGCGCTCGGGTACGACAAGCGGATCGGCCGCGGCGCGCTGAACGCCGGGCCGGGGTACGGCGGCGGCTGCCTGCCGAAGGACCTGCGCGCGTTCATGCACCGGGCCGGCGAGCTCGGCGTCGAAGAGGTCATCACGCTGCTCCGCGAGGTCGACGACATCAACCAGCACCGGCGCGCGGGGATCGTTGATCTCACCCACGAGATGCTCGGCGGCGAGTGGGTCGGCAAGAACGTCACGGTGCTCGGCGCCGCGTTCAAGGCCGGTACGGACGACGTCCGCGACTCGCCCGCCCTGGACGTGGCCGGCCGCATCCAGCTGCACGGCGCGAACGTCACGGTCTACGACCCGGAGGCGATGGAGAACGCCCGCCGCGTCCGCCCGACGCTGCGCTACGCCCCCACCGCGGTCGAGGCCTGCCGCGAGGCGCACGCCGTACTGCACCTCACCGAATGGCCCGAGTTCCGCGCCCTCGACCCGGCCGCGCTCAGGGACGTCGTCAGCACCCCGGTCGTCATCGACGCCCGCCTCAACCTGAACGCCGAAACCTGGCGCACAGCCGGCTGGACGTACCGCGCCCCGGGGAAACCGTAA
- a CDS encoding PH domain-containing protein has translation MAISAKLLGEDEYVVVSTRTHWKALIGPVVLLLVVAGLGGFLAAIVPPGSLQTPARIALLAVGVVLLATFALKPFLNWFFSTYTLTNRRLITRHGILTRTGRDIPLMRINDVSYEHGLIDRVLGCGTLHIESAGERGQVVLPDVPHVEHVHLQMSDLLFGGPEGRPGDGILDDEQPPEHQRRRPQQAEQRPRTADDGDTIFSSDDDR, from the coding sequence ATGGCGATCTCGGCGAAGTTGTTGGGTGAGGACGAGTACGTTGTCGTCAGCACCCGGACGCACTGGAAGGCGCTGATCGGCCCGGTCGTCCTGCTGCTGGTGGTGGCGGGCCTGGGCGGGTTCCTGGCCGCGATCGTGCCGCCCGGGTCGTTGCAGACCCCGGCCCGGATCGCGCTCCTGGCCGTCGGCGTGGTGCTGCTGGCGACGTTCGCGCTGAAGCCGTTCCTGAACTGGTTCTTCTCGACCTACACGCTCACCAACCGGCGGCTGATCACCCGGCACGGCATCCTCACCCGGACCGGCCGGGACATCCCGCTGATGCGGATCAACGACGTCTCCTACGAGCACGGCCTGATCGACCGCGTCCTCGGCTGCGGCACACTGCACATCGAGTCCGCCGGCGAGCGCGGTCAGGTCGTGTTGCCCGACGTACCGCATGTCGAGCACGTCCACCTGCAGATGTCCGACCTGCTGTTCGGCGGGCCGGAGGGCAGGCCCGGCGACGGCATCCTCGATGACGAGCAGCCGCCGGAGCACCAGCGCCGCCGCCCCCAGCAAGCCGAGCAACGGCCGCGGACCGCCGACGACGGCGACACCATCTTCAGTTCGGACGACGACCGCTAG
- a CDS encoding MFS transporter yields the protein MTPPTESDTQRIPVRYWIWLFGAAVSLLGDLTMSFAIGWSATQHGGSVAGLILLLAAAPRAILLLVGGAVGDRYGAPQVLLASCTAMFVVTAALVPATLAVGEPVWLLVILALVVGSIDAFFLPSSRAMPRLLVPSQQVPRALASFQVTGVVFAVTGTAIGGVLVSWAGLTAAGGFDALTFGVMIVVLIVLRKSMAPSKRMPTGMIRSIGAGIRVAFGNPLTRALLITMTVAAGLLMPLDALLFPLLARDHGWDAATAGLLVASRSLGVGVIALRILMRGAFPRPGVVAALGLLLAAVGLLGLSAFDPLPLTFAAGVLSGIGVGTFTGHVLPLLMNSVEREFQSRLQSIVVLCQNIALMVMNPLLGGLSDLDGVGITGVCLGISVLAALTGCVVLTRPVVRAATVS from the coding sequence GTGACTCCGCCCACTGAATCGGATACGCAGCGCATTCCGGTCCGCTACTGGATCTGGCTGTTCGGCGCCGCCGTGTCCCTCCTCGGCGACCTGACGATGAGCTTCGCCATCGGCTGGTCCGCCACTCAGCACGGCGGCAGCGTCGCGGGCCTGATCCTTCTCCTCGCCGCTGCCCCCCGAGCTATCCTCCTCCTGGTAGGCGGCGCCGTAGGGGACAGATACGGAGCCCCCCAAGTCCTCCTGGCCAGCTGCACCGCGATGTTCGTGGTCACCGCGGCCCTCGTCCCCGCCACTCTGGCGGTCGGCGAACCCGTGTGGTTGCTGGTGATCCTGGCGCTCGTGGTCGGATCGATCGACGCGTTCTTCCTGCCGTCCTCGCGGGCGATGCCCCGACTCCTCGTCCCGTCGCAGCAAGTCCCGCGGGCGCTCGCGAGCTTCCAGGTGACCGGCGTGGTCTTCGCCGTCACCGGCACCGCGATCGGTGGTGTCCTGGTGAGCTGGGCGGGTCTCACGGCGGCCGGTGGATTCGACGCCCTCACGTTCGGCGTGATGATCGTCGTCCTGATCGTGCTGCGGAAGTCGATGGCGCCGTCGAAGCGGATGCCGACCGGGATGATCCGGTCGATCGGCGCGGGGATCCGGGTCGCGTTCGGGAATCCGCTGACCCGGGCGCTGCTGATCACGATGACCGTCGCGGCCGGTCTGCTGATGCCGCTCGATGCGCTGCTGTTCCCGCTGCTCGCGCGCGACCACGGCTGGGACGCCGCCACTGCCGGTCTGCTCGTCGCGAGCCGGAGTCTGGGTGTGGGGGTGATCGCGCTACGCATCCTGATGCGCGGCGCGTTTCCCCGGCCGGGCGTGGTCGCCGCGCTCGGCCTGCTGCTGGCGGCTGTCGGACTGCTGGGTCTCTCGGCGTTCGATCCGTTGCCGCTGACGTTCGCGGCGGGCGTACTGAGCGGGATCGGGGTCGGTACGTTCACGGGGCACGTCCTGCCCCTGCTGATGAACTCGGTGGAGCGTGAGTTCCAGTCGCGCCTGCAGTCCATCGTCGTGCTCTGCCAGAACATCGCCCTGATGGTCATGAACCCGCTGCTCGGCGGTCTCTCCGATCTGGACGGGGTGGGGATCACCGGTGTCTGCCTGGGCATCTCTGTCCTGGCAGCTCTCACCGGTTGCGTCGTACTGACCCGCCCCGTCGTCCGGGCGGCGACGGTCAGCTAG
- a CDS encoding GNAT family N-acetyltransferase, with the protein MSEIEVRTAEAAEFEAVGAVFGGAMMFEPTPDDLGRQLFEPERTLVATDDGRIVGTTRALTRDLSVPGAVVDAAHVTGVGVRATHRRRGVMSRLIGQQLRDVPEAIAVLWASEPAIYGRFGYAAAAWGTAYEVDLHRVGPPDGPIRPGELGELTVEEALKELPTLLRRAQEQRPGVSGRSELLWQKHLQDKPDDRGGRTARQILVHRDEAGSIDGYALWRGKMNWIPTGPANEVQVEELVAPDATAYRALWQHLLTMDLSAKLGYGYGAVDEPLLQLVRTPTALDRRVGESLWVRVTDVPQALQQRRYAVPVEVVLDVTDALIESNNGRFRLTADASSVSCERTDAAADLSLSVAELGAAYLGGRQLAEFAATGRVVEQTPGALGRATAAFGWPVAPVSVEIF; encoded by the coding sequence ATGAGCGAGATCGAGGTGCGTACGGCGGAGGCGGCCGAGTTCGAGGCAGTGGGGGCCGTGTTCGGCGGGGCGATGATGTTCGAGCCCACGCCGGACGACCTCGGGCGGCAGCTGTTCGAGCCCGAGCGGACGCTGGTGGCGACCGACGACGGCCGGATCGTCGGGACGACGAGGGCGCTCACGCGCGACCTGTCCGTCCCGGGTGCGGTCGTGGACGCGGCCCATGTGACCGGAGTCGGGGTCCGGGCGACGCATCGGCGGCGCGGGGTGATGTCGCGGCTGATCGGGCAACAGCTGCGGGACGTGCCGGAGGCGATCGCGGTGCTGTGGGCAAGCGAGCCGGCGATCTACGGGCGGTTCGGGTACGCCGCGGCGGCCTGGGGCACGGCGTACGAGGTCGACCTGCACCGCGTCGGCCCGCCCGACGGACCGATCCGCCCGGGTGAGCTCGGCGAACTGACGGTCGAGGAGGCGCTCAAGGAGCTGCCCACACTGCTGCGCCGGGCGCAGGAGCAGCGGCCGGGAGTGTCCGGGCGGTCGGAGCTGCTGTGGCAGAAACACCTGCAGGACAAGCCGGACGACCGCGGCGGCCGGACGGCCCGTCAGATCCTCGTGCACCGCGACGAGGCCGGCAGCATCGACGGGTACGCGCTCTGGCGCGGGAAGATGAACTGGATCCCGACCGGCCCGGCGAACGAGGTGCAGGTCGAGGAGCTGGTCGCCCCGGACGCGACGGCGTACCGGGCACTGTGGCAGCACCTGCTGACGATGGACCTGAGCGCCAAGCTCGGTTACGGGTACGGCGCTGTGGACGAGCCGCTCCTGCAGCTCGTCCGTACGCCGACCGCGCTCGACCGCCGGGTGGGTGAGTCGCTCTGGGTCCGGGTCACCGACGTACCGCAGGCCCTTCAGCAGCGCCGGTACGCCGTACCTGTCGAGGTCGTCCTCGACGTGACGGACGCGCTGATCGAGTCCAACAACGGCCGCTTCCGGCTGACCGCCGACGCATCCTCGGTCAGCTGCGAGCGCACCGACGCCGCGGCCGATCTCAGTCTCTCGGTGGCCGAGCTCGGCGCGGCGTACCTCGGCGGGCGGCAGCTGGCCGAGTTCGCCGCAACCGGACGGGTCGTGGAGCAGACGCCAGGGGCACTGGGTCGCGCGACGGCAGCGTTCGGCTGGCCGGTCGCGCCGGTCAGCGTCGAGATCTTCTAG
- a CDS encoding GtrA family protein — MKLVTALYRQFQHLVHEVAKFGLVGLLGLIVDLPIYNWLVFNNPLVLADSGVGMLHHKPLTAKFISVTVATIATYLGNRYWTWRHRERSGLHREYVLFFVLNGIGLLIAAGCLAFSRYVLDLHSWLSDNIAANFIGLGLGTLFRFWSYRKFVFREEIALEEAEHTPAPDSPAALDGETTGDLPVVR; from the coding sequence TTGAAGCTCGTCACCGCGCTGTACCGCCAGTTCCAGCACCTGGTGCACGAAGTGGCCAAGTTCGGCCTGGTCGGTCTGCTCGGACTGATCGTGGACCTGCCGATCTACAACTGGCTGGTCTTCAACAACCCGCTGGTGCTCGCCGACTCGGGCGTCGGCATGCTGCACCACAAGCCGCTGACCGCGAAGTTCATCTCGGTCACGGTCGCGACCATCGCGACGTACCTCGGGAACCGGTACTGGACCTGGCGGCACCGCGAGCGCTCCGGACTGCACCGTGAGTACGTGCTGTTCTTCGTGCTGAACGGCATCGGTCTGCTGATCGCGGCCGGCTGCCTGGCCTTCTCGCGCTACGTCCTGGACCTGCACAGCTGGCTGTCGGACAACATCGCCGCGAACTTCATCGGCCTCGGCCTCGGTACGCTGTTCCGCTTCTGGTCGTACCGGAAGTTCGTCTTCCGCGAGGAGATCGCGCTCGAGGAGGCCGAGCACACGCCGGCCCCGGACTCCCCGGCCGCGCTGGACGGCGAGACCACCGGCGACCTGCCCGTCGTCCGCTAA
- a CDS encoding acyl-CoA dehydrogenase family protein codes for MSNSFELYALSEEHQAIREAVRDVCDAKVAPHAGDVDELAEFPKASYDALKASDFHAPHIPEQYGGAGADALATVIVIEEVARACASTSLIPAVNKLGSLPLLLSASDEVKQRYLPPVAAGDSMFSYCLSEPEAGSDAAAMKTRAVADGDGYVLNGVKRWITNAGVSDFYTVFAVTDPDARSRGISAFVVEKSDEGVSFGAPEKKLGIKGSPTREVYFDNVRIPSDRLIGEPGTGFATAMQTLDHTRVTIAAQALGIAQGALDYALGYVQERKQFGKAIAEFQGLQFMLADMGMKIEAARQLTYAAAARSERNDSDLTYFGAAAKCFASDVAMAVTTDAVQLLGGYGYTHDYPVERMMRDAKITQIYEGTNQVQRIVMARQLLKGIS; via the coding sequence GTGAGTAACTCATTCGAGCTGTACGCGCTGTCCGAGGAGCACCAGGCGATCCGCGAGGCCGTTCGCGACGTCTGCGACGCCAAGGTCGCCCCGCACGCCGGGGACGTGGACGAGCTGGCCGAGTTCCCGAAGGCGTCGTACGACGCGCTGAAGGCCTCGGACTTCCACGCGCCGCACATCCCGGAGCAGTACGGCGGCGCGGGCGCGGACGCGCTCGCCACGGTGATCGTGATCGAGGAGGTCGCCCGTGCCTGCGCCTCGACCTCGCTGATCCCGGCCGTGAACAAGCTCGGCTCACTGCCGCTGCTGCTGTCCGCCTCGGACGAGGTGAAGCAGCGCTACCTGCCGCCGGTCGCGGCGGGTGACTCGATGTTCTCGTACTGCCTGTCCGAGCCGGAGGCTGGTTCGGACGCCGCCGCGATGAAGACGCGGGCCGTCGCGGACGGGGATGGGTATGTGTTGAACGGGGTGAAGCGGTGGATCACCAACGCCGGTGTCAGCGACTTCTACACGGTCTTCGCGGTCACCGATCCCGACGCCCGGTCGCGCGGCATCTCGGCGTTCGTGGTCGAGAAGTCCGACGAGGGGGTGTCGTTCGGGGCGCCGGAGAAGAAGCTCGGCATCAAGGGCTCGCCGACCCGCGAGGTGTACTTCGACAACGTCCGGATCCCGTCTGATCGCTTGATCGGGGAGCCGGGCACCGGGTTCGCGACCGCGATGCAGACTCTGGACCACACCCGGGTGACGATCGCGGCGCAGGCCCTCGGAATCGCGCAGGGGGCGCTCGACTACGCGCTCGGGTACGTGCAGGAGCGCAAGCAGTTCGGCAAGGCGATCGCCGAGTTCCAGGGCCTGCAGTTCATGCTCGCCGACATGGGCATGAAGATCGAGGCGGCGCGTCAGCTCACGTACGCCGCGGCCGCCCGCTCGGAGCGCAACGACAGCGACCTGACGTACTTCGGCGCCGCCGCCAAGTGCTTCGCCTCCGACGTCGCGATGGCCGTCACCACCGACGCCGTCCAACTCCTCGGCGGCTACGGCTACACCCACGACTACCCGGTCGAACGCATGATGCGCGACGCCAAGATCACCCAGATCTACGAAGGCACCAACCAGGTCCAACGCATCGTCATGGCCCGCCAACTCCTCAAGGGCATCAGCTGA
- a CDS encoding 5-(carboxyamino)imidazole ribonucleotide synthase: MRLTAVKFDRKDLPVGTPVVGMVGGGQLARMTQEAAVALGIQLRVLAEGDTVSAAQAVADAPVGDYKDPETVRRFAAECDVVTFDHEHVPTDLLHSLEADGVAVRPGPDALVHAQDKAVMRARLDTFDAPSPAHQVVATAADVADFAKRVGGFPVILKTTRGGYDGKGVWFVDGPDDPQVATAFGSGVPILAEEKVDFVRELSAIVARSPHGQAVAYPIVESVQQDGICVEVTAPAPGLSPEKAAQAQQTALGIAGELGVVGVLAVEMFEARDGRLLVNELAMRPHNTGHWSIDGAVTSQFENHLRAVLDLPLGSPAARAPYTVMVNVLGGDVEDMHRGLLHCLARDPGLKVHFYGKSVKPGRKVGHVTAYGDDLEQTRERARHAAAYLTGTIDE, translated from the coding sequence ATTAGGCTCACGGCTGTGAAGTTCGATCGCAAAGACCTTCCCGTCGGTACGCCGGTGGTCGGCATGGTCGGCGGCGGCCAGCTGGCCCGGATGACCCAGGAAGCGGCCGTCGCCCTCGGCATCCAGCTCCGGGTGCTCGCCGAGGGCGACACGGTGTCCGCCGCGCAGGCGGTCGCGGACGCTCCCGTCGGCGACTACAAGGACCCGGAGACGGTACGGCGGTTCGCGGCCGAGTGCGACGTGGTGACGTTCGACCACGAGCACGTCCCGACCGACCTGCTGCACTCGCTCGAGGCGGACGGTGTCGCGGTCCGGCCCGGTCCGGACGCGTTGGTGCACGCCCAGGACAAGGCCGTGATGCGCGCCCGGCTGGACACCTTCGACGCGCCGTCGCCCGCTCACCAGGTGGTCGCCACGGCCGCCGACGTCGCGGACTTCGCCAAGCGGGTCGGCGGCTTCCCGGTCATCCTCAAGACCACCCGCGGCGGGTACGACGGCAAGGGCGTGTGGTTCGTCGACGGGCCGGACGACCCGCAGGTCGCGACCGCGTTCGGCAGCGGCGTACCGATCCTGGCCGAGGAGAAGGTCGATTTCGTCCGCGAGCTGTCCGCGATCGTGGCCCGCTCGCCGCACGGCCAGGCCGTCGCGTACCCGATCGTCGAGTCGGTCCAGCAGGACGGGATCTGCGTCGAGGTGACCGCGCCGGCACCCGGTCTGTCCCCGGAGAAGGCCGCCCAGGCGCAGCAGACCGCACTCGGGATCGCCGGCGAGCTCGGTGTCGTCGGCGTCCTCGCGGTCGAGATGTTCGAGGCCCGCGACGGGCGGCTGCTGGTCAACGAGCTCGCGATGCGCCCGCACAACACCGGGCACTGGTCGATCGACGGCGCGGTCACGTCCCAGTTCGAGAACCATCTGCGGGCGGTGCTCGACCTCCCGCTCGGCTCGCCGGCCGCGCGGGCGCCGTACACCGTGATGGTCAACGTGCTCGGCGGCGACGTCGAGGACATGCACCGCGGGCTGCTGCACTGCCTGGCCCGCGACCCGGGGCTGAAGGTCCACTTCTACGGGAAGTCGGTGAAGCCCGGGCGCAAGGTCGGCCACGTCACGGCGTACGGCGACGACCTCGAGCAGACCCGTGAACGTGCGCGGCACGCGGCGGCGTACCTGACCGGCACCATCGACGAGTAA
- a CDS encoding helix-turn-helix domain-containing protein, whose product MSDVFAAFVDVLADALDEHEATAAELAARVRLSRSHLDRMVEAAAGERPARLRRRILLERAAYRLLTGSGNILDVAVEAGYGSHEAFTRAFSRAYGVPPAEWRGRPDRIRLDAPSGIHFHPPDGLRVPARDEVSSMDLIQKMVDHHIWLLGRMLGQAARLTDEQLDRPITISVEGIDDDPTVRSLLSRLVGQLGMWHANLAGQPYDFSVEQGESVQSMRRRLDEVGPAFAGEVGELCTANRLDELIVCPGGENVEVYTAGAMVAHVLTFASYRRTLVAGALHDAGCDDLDSGDPIRWIS is encoded by the coding sequence ATGAGTGACGTGTTCGCCGCTTTCGTCGACGTGCTGGCCGATGCGCTGGACGAGCACGAGGCGACGGCGGCCGAGTTGGCGGCCCGGGTCCGGTTGTCGCGGTCGCACCTGGACCGGATGGTCGAGGCGGCAGCGGGTGAGCGGCCCGCACGGTTGCGGCGGCGGATCCTGCTCGAGCGGGCGGCGTACCGGCTGCTGACCGGGTCCGGGAACATCCTCGACGTCGCGGTCGAGGCCGGGTACGGGTCGCACGAGGCGTTCACCCGGGCCTTCAGCCGCGCGTACGGCGTACCGCCTGCCGAATGGCGCGGGCGCCCGGACCGGATCCGCCTGGACGCGCCCAGTGGGATCCATTTCCACCCGCCGGACGGGTTGCGGGTGCCGGCCAGGGACGAGGTGAGTTCGATGGATCTGATCCAGAAGATGGTCGACCATCACATCTGGCTGCTCGGGCGGATGCTCGGGCAGGCGGCGAGGTTGACCGACGAGCAGCTCGACCGGCCGATCACGATCTCGGTCGAGGGGATCGACGACGATCCGACGGTGCGCTCGCTGCTGTCGCGGCTGGTCGGCCAGCTCGGGATGTGGCACGCGAACCTCGCGGGACAGCCGTACGACTTCTCGGTCGAGCAGGGCGAGAGTGTCCAGAGCATGCGCCGCCGGCTGGACGAGGTCGGGCCCGCGTTCGCGGGTGAGGTCGGGGAGTTGTGTACGGCGAACCGGCTCGACGAGCTGATCGTCTGCCCGGGCGGCGAGAACGTCGAGGTGTACACGGCCGGCGCGATGGTCGCGCACGTGCTGACGTTCGCGTCGTACCGCCGGACGCTGGTCGCCGGGGCGCTGCACGATGCCGGCTGCGACGACCTGGACAGCGGCGATCCGATCCGCTGGATCAGCTGA
- a CDS encoding DUF1345 domain-containing protein, producing MARPESSDPWWVSTHSRTRLAVTLGAGLVAAVATGPTVGWTYAPLVGWDVTALLFVVWVWLTVRRMDPAESAAHATREDPGRALNDLILLIAAVASLGAIGYLLIQASSAGSAERNLLSGFAVASIAVSWFTVHTVYALRYTRLYYAEEEGGVDFHQDESPDYRDFTYLSFTIGMTFQVSDTDLQSREIRHAALRHALLAYLFGAVILAGTVNLVAGLGSGG from the coding sequence ATGGCTCGGCCGGAGAGTTCCGATCCGTGGTGGGTGTCGACCCACTCACGGACCCGGCTCGCGGTGACGCTCGGCGCGGGGCTGGTCGCCGCGGTCGCGACCGGCCCGACGGTTGGCTGGACCTACGCGCCGCTGGTCGGCTGGGATGTCACGGCGTTGCTGTTCGTCGTCTGGGTGTGGCTGACCGTCCGGCGGATGGACCCGGCGGAGTCCGCGGCGCACGCGACCAGGGAGGATCCGGGCCGGGCGCTCAACGACCTGATCCTGCTGATTGCCGCGGTCGCCAGTCTGGGAGCGATCGGGTACCTGCTGATCCAGGCGTCCAGCGCAGGCAGCGCCGAGCGGAACCTGCTCAGCGGATTCGCGGTCGCCAGCATCGCGGTGTCGTGGTTCACGGTGCACACCGTCTACGCGTTGCGGTACACGCGCCTGTACTACGCGGAAGAAGAAGGCGGCGTCGACTTCCACCAGGACGAGTCACCGGACTACCGGGACTTCACCTATCTCTCGTTCACGATCGGTATGACCTTCCAGGTGTCCGACACCGACCTGCAGTCGCGCGAAATCCGCCATGCGGCGTTACGGCACGCGCTGCTGGCGTACCTCTTCGGTGCGGTCATCCTGGCCGGCACTGTGAACCTGGTAGCGGGCCTCGGCTCGGGTGGCTAG